In a genomic window of Rhododendron vialii isolate Sample 1 chromosome 12a, ASM3025357v1:
- the LOC131310029 gene encoding probable WRKY transcription factor 75 translates to MENYPAIFFPCSSSSTTSASHLANSHAYADFQSEKTNGYGGLMTKNMGVPSNLEVNNNNSRLAPLGKSFVGSENHEVKSGKKKGEKKIRKPRYAFQTRSQVDILDDGYRWRKYGQKAVKNNKFPRSYYRCTHQGCNVKKQVQRLSKDEGVVVTTYEGMHSHPIEKSTDNFEHILSQMQIYTGF, encoded by the exons atggagaACTACCCTGCAATATTCTTCCCATGTTCATCATCATCGACAACGTCAGCTTCTCATTTGGCGAATTCCCATGCCTATGCTGATTTCCAAAGTGAAAAAACAAATGGGTATGGGGGTTTGATGACAAAAAACATGGGAGTTCCAAGTAATTTAGAAGTAAATAACAATAATAGTCGTTTAGCTCCACTGGGAAAAAGCTTCGTTGGAAGTGAGAATCACGAGGTGAAATCAGGCAAGaagaaaggagagaagaagatcAGGAAGCCTAGATATGCTTTCCAAACAAGGAGCCAAGTTGATATACTTGATGATGGGTATAGATGGAGAAAGTATGGGCAGAAAGCTGTGAAGAATAATAAGTTTCCAAG GAGCTACTACAGATGCACGCATCAGGGGTGCAATGTGAAGAAGCAAGTTCAGCGACTATCTAAGGATGAAGGAGTAGTGGTCACAACATATGAAGGGATGCATTCCCATCCAATTGAAAAGTCTACTGACAACTTTGAGCACATCTTGAGTCAGATGCAGATTTACACTGGCTTTTAA